A single region of the Paramicrobacterium fandaimingii genome encodes:
- a CDS encoding tautomerase family protein yields the protein MPLVRIDINVGRSSEQVRAIADAIHEAIVAEYGIPERDRFQIITEHQAGQIIALDAGLGFERSTGVVMIQVFTQGGRTDAAKRALYAAIADRLEQAGVAGNDVFLGYVENGPQDWTFGFGRAQYLTGELGIPEAS from the coding sequence ATGCCCCTCGTTCGAATCGACATCAACGTCGGTCGCAGTTCTGAGCAGGTACGCGCCATCGCCGACGCCATTCACGAAGCGATCGTCGCCGAATACGGGATCCCCGAGCGTGACAGGTTCCAAATCATCACCGAGCATCAGGCGGGACAGATCATCGCCCTAGACGCGGGGCTCGGTTTCGAGCGCAGCACCGGCGTCGTGATGATTCAGGTCTTCACCCAAGGCGGTCGAACGGATGCCGCCAAGCGGGCGCTCTACGCTGCAATCGCCGACCGACTCGAGCAAGCAGGCGTCGCGGGCAATGACGTGTTCCTTGGCTACGTCGAGAACGGCCCGCAAGACTGGACATTCGGATTCGGCCGCGCACAGTACCTCACCGGCGAGCTCGGTATTCCGGAGGCATCATGA
- a CDS encoding ornithine cyclodeaminase yields MVRFVGVQNAVRWIRATGLETILGELSEYVADDYRRWESFDKSPRVANHSPIGVIELMPTSDGHLYGFKYVNGHPSNPSRGLQTVTAFGVLSDVASGYPLLVAEMTLLTALRTAATSAMAAKHLARADSATMAMIGAGTQAEFQAIAVREALGIRTLRVFDTDPLASAKLVRNLTPLGFDVYVASDSADSVAGADVITTCTADKANATVLTDDMVKPGVHINAIGGDCPGKTELDAAILRRADVFVEFPEQTRIEGEIQQVESDFAVTELWQVVSGTTTGRASAEQITVFDSVGFAIEDFSVLRYLHDKTNHSAFSIDIDLVADPDDPKDLFGFAQGSDAPVPAL; encoded by the coding sequence ATGGTTCGATTTGTTGGTGTTCAAAACGCGGTTCGGTGGATTCGAGCCACAGGACTCGAGACGATTCTCGGAGAGCTGAGCGAATACGTCGCAGACGACTATCGCCGCTGGGAGTCGTTCGACAAGAGCCCGCGTGTCGCCAACCATTCACCGATCGGCGTCATCGAGCTCATGCCGACGAGCGACGGCCACCTGTATGGCTTCAAGTACGTGAACGGCCACCCGTCGAACCCGTCACGGGGCCTGCAGACAGTCACCGCATTCGGCGTGCTCTCTGACGTGGCAAGCGGCTACCCGCTGCTTGTCGCCGAGATGACGCTTCTGACGGCGTTGCGTACCGCGGCGACGTCAGCGATGGCGGCCAAGCACCTCGCACGTGCCGATTCGGCGACGATGGCAATGATCGGCGCGGGAACACAGGCTGAGTTTCAGGCGATCGCGGTGCGCGAAGCGCTCGGCATCCGCACGCTGCGGGTGTTCGACACCGACCCGCTCGCCTCGGCGAAGCTCGTGCGCAACCTCACGCCTTTGGGCTTCGACGTCTACGTGGCCAGCGACTCGGCGGATTCTGTGGCGGGCGCCGACGTCATCACCACCTGCACCGCCGACAAGGCGAACGCAACGGTGCTCACAGACGACATGGTGAAGCCGGGCGTGCACATCAACGCGATCGGCGGCGACTGCCCGGGCAAGACCGAGCTGGATGCCGCGATTCTGCGTCGCGCAGATGTGTTCGTCGAGTTTCCGGAGCAGACGCGCATTGAGGGCGAGATTCAGCAGGTCGAGTCCGACTTCGCCGTCACCGAGCTCTGGCAGGTTGTGTCCGGAACGACAACCGGGCGCGCGTCAGCCGAGCAGATCACCGTCTTCGACTCGGTCGGCTTCGCCATCGAAGACTTCTCGGTGCTGCGCTACCTGCACGACAAGACGAACCACTCGGCATTCTCCATCGACATCGACCTGGTCGCCGACCCCGACGACCCGAAAGATCTCTTCGGATTCGCTCAGGGCTCAGACGCCCCGGTTCCCGCCCTGTAG
- a CDS encoding TfoX/Sxy family protein: protein MTPEQTVLIERIRTLILHETAVREVSMFGGRSVMVNEKMIASALKGGDLLVRVDAARHDELLDRAGATQAEMGLGRDMGPGWIEITADAIADDKHLSSWIEVAMEHNRSAAHGHP, encoded by the coding sequence ATGACTCCAGAGCAGACTGTGCTCATAGAACGCATCCGCACGCTCATCCTGCACGAGACTGCCGTGCGCGAGGTCTCAATGTTCGGCGGACGATCCGTGATGGTGAACGAGAAAATGATCGCCAGCGCCTTGAAAGGTGGAGACCTGCTGGTGCGTGTCGATGCCGCCCGGCACGACGAGCTTCTCGACCGGGCAGGGGCAACGCAAGCGGAGATGGGCCTGGGTCGTGACATGGGACCAGGGTGGATCGAAATCACGGCGGACGCTATCGCTGACGATAAGCATCTTTCCTCGTGGATCGAAGTCGCGATGGAGCATAATCGATCGGCGGCGCACGGGCATCCGTGA
- a CDS encoding SRPBCC domain-containing protein, whose translation MAEFRESIDIDAAPETVFAYLTTDAGMQAWMGQHAELNPTPGGTFAVDIAGHPVRGTYLHVEHPSRVVVSWGFAGSDDLPAGASTVEFLLTAIGTGTRVDLCHSNLPDAEVRGHANGWANFLPRLAVVGAGGNAGSDDWVPLTECAQGWQMRKDVIMTHDNAYAVVKKYHYAWTNGDVNGAMNYVADDITCQAPGVDLDGKVAYREFISGFAPQLTGIGKIAEFVDKDRVALFYYPQTASTSTTPAAELFTIRDGKISESILIFDRLSYGRPEQS comes from the coding sequence ATGGCTGAATTCCGGGAATCCATTGACATTGACGCTGCTCCCGAGACAGTATTCGCGTATCTAACGACGGACGCGGGGATGCAGGCCTGGATGGGGCAGCATGCCGAACTCAACCCGACACCCGGGGGCACCTTCGCCGTCGACATTGCCGGGCACCCGGTGCGCGGCACGTATCTGCATGTCGAGCATCCGAGCCGAGTCGTAGTCTCGTGGGGATTCGCGGGAAGTGACGATTTACCGGCCGGAGCGTCAACCGTCGAGTTCCTGCTGACCGCCATCGGCACGGGAACCCGTGTCGATCTCTGTCATTCCAACTTGCCCGATGCCGAGGTGCGCGGCCACGCCAACGGTTGGGCGAATTTTCTGCCGCGCCTCGCCGTCGTCGGCGCGGGCGGCAATGCCGGATCAGACGACTGGGTTCCACTCACCGAGTGCGCCCAGGGTTGGCAGATGAGAAAGGATGTAATCATGACACACGACAACGCATACGCCGTCGTGAAGAAGTACCACTACGCGTGGACCAACGGGGACGTCAACGGCGCCATGAACTACGTCGCCGATGACATCACGTGCCAAGCGCCAGGCGTCGACCTCGATGGCAAAGTCGCCTACCGGGAGTTCATCTCCGGGTTTGCGCCTCAGCTCACAGGCATTGGGAAAATCGCTGAGTTCGTCGACAAGGACCGCGTCGCACTCTTCTACTACCCGCAGACAGCTTCGACCTCAACCACTCCCGCAGCTGAACTCTTCACAATCAGAGACGGAAAGATCAGCGAGAGCATACTAATATTCGATCGCCTCTCCTACGGCCGGCCCGAGCAGTCCTAG
- a CDS encoding Lrp/AsnC family transcriptional regulator produces MRDVDELDERLIAELRLNGREPVATLAHRLGVTRATINNRINRLVDDGIVLGFTVRVREDVSTDVVRAVSLIEVEGRTTSDVIDRLRGFPEVHALHTTNGGWDLVADLRTNSLASFDRLLARIRGVDGVINSETSLLLSSALR; encoded by the coding sequence ATGAGAGACGTTGACGAGCTTGACGAACGCCTGATCGCCGAGCTGCGCCTCAACGGCCGCGAACCCGTGGCCACCCTGGCTCATCGACTCGGCGTGACCCGCGCGACAATCAACAACCGCATCAATCGGCTCGTCGACGACGGCATCGTGCTCGGCTTCACCGTGCGCGTTCGCGAAGACGTCAGTACCGACGTGGTGCGCGCCGTCAGCCTCATCGAGGTGGAGGGCCGCACCACCTCAGACGTCATCGACAGGCTCCGCGGCTTTCCCGAAGTTCACGCGTTGCACACCACGAACGGCGGCTGGGATCTCGTCGCCGACCTTCGCACCAACAGTCTGGCGTCATTTGACAGGCTTCTGGCACGCATCCGTGGCGTCGACGGAGTGATCAACAGCGAAACGAGCCTGCTGCTCAGCTCGGCGCTGCGCTAA
- a CDS encoding ArsR/SmtB family transcription factor → MDAESAVDLDLALRALADENRRAILRVIRSDPQPVGVIADDVGLSQQTTSHHLGVLRKAGIAVGTRDGTRHLFAVDTNGLAAVRSYLDDFWPTKLSALKAAVEAEEPNSHG, encoded by the coding sequence TTGGATGCTGAAAGTGCAGTCGATCTCGATCTCGCCCTGCGTGCGCTTGCAGACGAGAACCGACGGGCGATCTTGCGCGTGATTCGCTCTGATCCTCAACCGGTGGGAGTTATCGCTGATGACGTCGGGCTGTCGCAGCAGACGACGTCTCATCATCTCGGTGTACTTCGCAAAGCGGGGATTGCGGTCGGCACTCGCGACGGCACCCGACATCTCTTCGCTGTCGATACCAACGGTCTTGCGGCGGTGCGCTCGTATCTCGATGATTTCTGGCCGACGAAATTGTCAGCGCTCAAGGCCGCCGTCGAGGCCGAGGAGCCTAATTCACATGGCTGA
- a CDS encoding Gfo/Idh/MocA family protein: MSVRIGLIGYGTGGRYFHAPFIEASDECEFVAVVTSSPTRRQQVTSDLPHVQIATSIDDLIALGVDAVVISTPPETRRDLVLEAVQKGLHVVADKPFAPDAATAQLLADSARGADVLLNVFHNRRFDTDIVTARSMLETGELGRLQRIELRCDQDDPGSIEAGPQGGLLRDLGSHVVDQALLLGGEPRFVTAHLEVQELPEGSTDVGFTIGIEHTSGAYSTISASKAYRLESRDLKLLGDAGTYTSNYSDVQAEAIFEGKRPSADRAAWGIESEERWGTVRTSAGSRSIPSLQGDYTRYYDEFARAIEAGGAGPVPAEQGVTVLRVLDAARRSAAEHNAVAL; the protein is encoded by the coding sequence ATGAGCGTTCGCATCGGCCTCATCGGCTACGGAACGGGTGGGCGGTACTTCCACGCGCCGTTCATCGAAGCCTCTGACGAGTGCGAGTTCGTCGCCGTGGTCACGTCGTCGCCGACACGTCGTCAGCAGGTGACGTCTGATCTGCCTCATGTGCAGATCGCAACGTCGATTGATGACCTCATCGCCCTCGGTGTGGATGCCGTCGTCATCTCGACGCCTCCCGAGACGCGCCGCGACCTCGTGCTCGAGGCTGTGCAGAAGGGGCTGCACGTCGTTGCAGACAAGCCGTTTGCACCGGATGCCGCCACGGCGCAGCTCCTCGCGGACAGCGCTCGCGGTGCCGACGTGCTGCTCAATGTGTTTCACAACCGTCGCTTCGATACCGACATCGTCACGGCGCGTTCCATGCTCGAGACCGGAGAACTTGGCCGGCTGCAGCGCATCGAACTTCGCTGCGATCAAGACGACCCTGGATCGATCGAAGCTGGTCCCCAGGGCGGGCTGTTGCGCGATCTCGGAAGCCACGTCGTCGATCAGGCTCTCCTGCTCGGTGGCGAACCGCGGTTCGTGACTGCCCACCTCGAGGTGCAGGAGCTCCCAGAGGGGAGCACCGATGTCGGGTTCACGATCGGCATTGAGCACACCTCCGGGGCATATTCCACGATCTCTGCGTCAAAGGCCTACCGGCTCGAATCCCGCGACCTGAAACTTCTGGGTGATGCCGGAACCTACACGTCGAACTACAGCGATGTGCAGGCCGAGGCGATCTTCGAAGGGAAACGTCCGAGTGCAGACCGCGCTGCATGGGGTATCGAGAGCGAAGAGCGCTGGGGCACCGTCCGCACGAGCGCCGGCTCGCGCAGCATCCCGTCTCTGCAGGGTGACTACACGCGTTACTACGATGAGTTCGCTCGCGCGATCGAGGCCGGCGGAGCAGGCCCTGTGCCGGCCGAGCAGGGCGTGACGGTGCTGCGAGTTCTGGATGCTGCGCGCCGCAGTGCCGCTGAGCATAACGCTGTCGCGCTCTGA
- the ctlX gene encoding citrulline utilization hydrolase CtlX, which yields MSIQAPSAVVLVRPRHFTPNPATATDNTFQTSASGDRETIAGAAWQEVTDAAAVLERHGVTVHLFDDERDDRADAVFPNNWFSTHSGGHIAVYPMQSPSRRGERREDIIELLKREYRVQDVIDYSGLEYDDVFLEGTGAMVLDHLSRIAYTVRSARADPIALERFCTNFGYEPMVFDAVDEAGRPIYHSNVLMCVATDFALIGLDFIADDRRRAQILERLGSHDREVIALSRAQIREFAGNAIELQGSNGRILALSVRALESLTADQRDVIEKSCTIVPVSVPTIELAGGSVRCMLAGIHLDTRSR from the coding sequence ATGTCCATTCAAGCGCCATCGGCTGTGGTGCTCGTTCGACCACGCCATTTCACGCCGAATCCGGCGACAGCGACCGACAACACATTCCAGACGTCGGCGTCGGGCGATCGCGAAACCATCGCCGGAGCGGCGTGGCAGGAGGTGACGGATGCCGCGGCCGTGCTCGAGCGGCACGGCGTCACTGTTCATCTGTTCGACGATGAGCGCGATGACCGCGCCGACGCCGTCTTTCCGAACAATTGGTTCTCCACACACTCCGGCGGTCACATTGCCGTGTACCCGATGCAATCTCCGAGCCGCCGCGGCGAGCGCCGCGAAGACATCATCGAGCTGCTCAAGCGCGAGTACCGCGTGCAAGACGTCATCGATTACTCGGGGCTGGAGTACGACGATGTCTTCCTTGAGGGTACCGGAGCCATGGTGCTCGACCATCTGAGCCGCATTGCGTACACGGTGCGTTCCGCCCGCGCGGACCCCATTGCGCTCGAACGCTTTTGCACGAACTTCGGCTACGAACCGATGGTGTTCGACGCCGTCGATGAAGCGGGCCGCCCGATCTATCATTCAAACGTGCTCATGTGCGTGGCGACGGACTTTGCGCTGATCGGTCTCGACTTCATCGCAGACGATCGTCGCCGTGCGCAGATTCTCGAGCGTCTCGGTTCCCATGACCGCGAGGTGATCGCGTTGAGTCGCGCGCAGATTCGTGAGTTCGCGGGCAACGCCATCGAGCTGCAAGGAAGCAATGGCCGCATCCTCGCCCTCTCTGTTCGGGCGCTCGAATCGTTGACGGCAGATCAGCGTGACGTCATCGAGAAGAGTTGCACGATTGTGCCGGTCTCGGTGCCGACAATCGAGCTCGCGGGCGGTTCCGTGCGCTGCATGCTCGCAGGCATTCACCTCGATACTCGAAGCCGCTGA